A window from bacterium encodes these proteins:
- a CDS encoding SRPBCC domain-containing protein has product MSIRAVGLGLLTLLALASSLFAFTLPDSVVKNTSFQHATGKLLQHEAVIPTSVKEVWNAFTTTEGLRSFVAPVVEIDFRVGGVWEASYDPTHRIGDTTNIQNEVLSFVPERLLSIRIKRTPPGFPNPEVAAKIATVIEFHPIDANNTKVIISMCGWEAKPEFDKVYQLFAWGNGETLKNLYRRFVEGPLRWKGVEKKG; this is encoded by the coding sequence ATGTCAATAAGAGCGGTAGGGCTCGGATTGCTCACGTTACTCGCATTAGCAAGTTCTTTGTTCGCTTTTACACTGCCGGACTCGGTCGTAAAAAACACCTCCTTTCAACACGCCACCGGAAAACTGCTGCAACACGAAGCGGTGATACCCACCTCAGTCAAAGAAGTTTGGAATGCTTTTACAACGACTGAAGGGTTGCGTTCCTTTGTCGCGCCGGTTGTCGAAATCGATTTCCGGGTTGGAGGAGTCTGGGAAGCGAGTTACGACCCCACCCACCGCATCGGTGATACCACAAACATCCAGAATGAAGTGCTATCGTTTGTCCCGGAGCGATTGCTTTCGATTCGGATAAAACGCACCCCGCCCGGTTTTCCCAATCCGGAAGTCGCAGCAAAAATCGCAACGGTTATCGAGTTTCATCCCATTGATGCGAATAATACTAAAGTAATAATCTCGATGTGCGGCTGGGAGGCGAAACCGGAATTTGATAAAGTGTATCAATTGTTTGCGTGGGGAAATGGGGAAACCTTGAAGAACTTGTATCGGCGATTTGTTGAGGGCCCTTTGCGTTGGAAAGGTGTTGAAAAGAAAGGATAA